In the genome of Gloeotrichia echinulata CP02, one region contains:
- a CDS encoding transposase produces MTFPSRYFILINVNSKCNQVGDFFILLNYQYRAYPDTKQKIQLNNWLRICRYWYNRQLGDRFDWYQYNRTAINFCPLICSIPKLRDNPDYYSQKKQLPVIKSDLIKVSHSGELLDFTSVPSQTLQDVSKRVDLAFSRFVEGDYKGNRSGKPRIKNSARYRTIKIEGQAITVERVEQEWLFLSFSKLKGWVKVRLHRPLPNGFTLKNALLTKKADGWYVTICLSDPNIPTFTPDEIAPTWENTLGLDAVLHEDDYLATSDNTKLPSLKSFSKSEKKLADISKRKSTKKKGSKSRRKLAKKEAKEHQRIARARIDHAFKTAHTLLKTGKKVFVYEDLNLRALSKKNKAKQDENGKYLPNGQSAKSGLNKSWNDAAFGQFFTILEYIAGKAGARTIAVKPAYTSQLLAYRDEFIFTDCNIRNYWDEKELLYVDRDVNAAINIKRVGLGLFPTIKRRKGNPVVGDSTTNSTSREVLAALRNVPVAATVFGTPNRCR; encoded by the coding sequence TTGACTTTTCCTTCTCGATACTTTATCTTAATAAATGTCAACAGTAAATGCAACCAAGTAGGTGATTTCTTTATACTGCTCAACTATCAGTACCGCGCTTATCCAGACACCAAGCAAAAAATCCAGCTAAACAATTGGTTAAGAATTTGTCGATACTGGTACAACAGGCAGTTAGGAGACAGGTTCGACTGGTATCAGTATAATCGGACTGCAATTAATTTTTGTCCGTTAATTTGTTCAATACCAAAATTACGAGACAACCCCGACTATTACTCACAAAAAAAACAACTTCCTGTTATTAAGTCCGATTTGATAAAGGTAAGTCATTCTGGTGAACTACTAGACTTTACAAGTGTTCCATCTCAGACATTACAGGATGTATCAAAGCGTGTAGACTTAGCTTTCTCTCGCTTTGTTGAAGGTGATTACAAAGGAAATCGTAGCGGTAAACCTCGTATTAAAAATTCGGCACGTTATCGCACAATAAAAATTGAAGGTCAAGCTATTACTGTCGAACGTGTTGAGCAAGAATGGCTATTTTTGTCATTTTCAAAATTAAAAGGCTGGGTAAAGGTGCGTTTACATCGCCCATTACCTAATGGGTTTACGTTAAAAAATGCTCTTTTGACAAAAAAGGCGGATGGGTGGTACGTAACCATTTGTTTGTCAGACCCAAATATTCCTACCTTTACACCTGATGAAATTGCTCCAACTTGGGAAAACACTCTTGGATTGGATGCAGTATTACATGAAGATGATTACTTGGCAACTTCAGATAATACCAAATTACCATCGCTGAAATCTTTCTCTAAGTCCGAAAAGAAACTAGCAGATATATCCAAACGTAAATCCACCAAGAAAAAGGGCAGTAAATCACGCCGTAAACTAGCTAAAAAAGAAGCAAAAGAACATCAACGTATTGCCAGAGCTAGAATTGACCATGCTTTTAAAACTGCCCATACCTTGCTCAAAACTGGGAAGAAAGTTTTTGTATATGAAGATTTAAATTTAAGAGCTTTATCAAAGAAAAATAAAGCCAAACAAGATGAAAATGGGAAATATTTACCCAACGGTCAATCAGCTAAATCAGGATTAAATAAATCCTGGAACGATGCGGCGTTTGGACAATTTTTCACAATCCTAGAATACATAGCTGGAAAAGCTGGGGCTAGGACAATAGCGGTAAAACCTGCATACACATCTCAATTGCTTGCATATCGTGATGAATTTATCTTCACTGATTGCAACATTCGTAATTACTGGGATGAAAAAGAATTGCTTTATGTTGATAGGGATGTTAATGCTGCTATCAATATAAAGCGTGTTGGGCTGGGACTGTTCCCAACAATAAAACGCCGTAAAGGGAATCCGGTAGTGGGTGATTCTACTACTAATAGTACCTCAAGGGAAGTTCTGGCAGCATTGCGAAATGTACCAGTTGCTGCAACCGTATTTGGTACTCCAAATCGGTGTAGGTAG
- a CDS encoding putative PEP-binding protein yields MDKLYWLDQIKLQDRAKVGDKAFYLSKIMQRGYPVVPGFVVGAEVLREFLETLNSSESLIADLPHSSLHLDVANWRQLQQVAGRLRQEVITATVPPHWINTILKAAREWETGCLILRPSLALQRVTPGVGNISGLLESVFCGCDEEAIAQGLKRTWSQLFRARSLLYWQRSGINLQRINLAVLVQPVQNAIASGLLKANSSGWEIEATSGLGIAIANGEVLPDVYYIQQETGVVLEQQLGNKILAYRLDAPVPVGYLQPAPKSVLTVDNQCLVAYLLEESEQKQYSLEAENLQKVIALGKDLLGELGKTFSIDWTISQETPNPKIYITQISNPPSSSSNLHIIKGIGAAGGRVTATAYVLSKGLPKPEQIPRGVILVAPAITPDWLHLMHGINGIITEQGGLTSHGAILARELGIPAVVSAKNATGLIEIGERLLLDGDRGEIHRLTEDKTRVGERGKMGEQENLEFNYQSSPILRDPHPGLISGQPMIATQLLLNLSQSSLIEQVQSLPVDGVGLLRSELMALNILEGQHPNNWLVDGRQAELLARWSGEMIKFARAFAPRPIFYRSLDWRSHELPSLTQNVQSSSQSILGERGVFSYLLNPAVFELELTALATVQKAGYTNINLLLPFVRSVEEFTVCRHKVEQAGLTLVPQFQLWIMAEVPSVLFLLPDYVKAGVAGISIGTNDLTQLLLGVDRDQGELARVFNECHPAVTRAIAQLIAMSKDAGIPCSICGQAPAIYPEIIDRLVEWGITSISVEPEAVQRTYQAIARAEQRLILAAARSRLPHQI; encoded by the coding sequence GTGGACAAACTCTACTGGCTGGACCAAATTAAACTGCAAGACCGTGCTAAAGTAGGTGACAAAGCTTTTTACTTGAGCAAAATCATGCAGCGTGGCTACCCGGTTGTGCCTGGTTTTGTAGTCGGCGCGGAAGTTTTGCGAGAATTTCTCGAAACTCTCAACAGTTCAGAGTCATTAATCGCTGACTTACCCCATTCTTCGTTACATCTAGATGTAGCTAATTGGCGTCAACTTCAGCAGGTAGCTGGTCGCTTACGTCAGGAAGTTATCACAGCTACGGTGCCCCCGCACTGGATCAACACAATTCTTAAAGCAGCGAGAGAATGGGAAACGGGCTGTCTGATTTTGCGACCAAGTTTGGCGTTACAGAGGGTGACTCCTGGAGTAGGGAATATATCTGGGTTGTTAGAGTCGGTTTTCTGCGGTTGTGATGAGGAAGCAATCGCCCAGGGATTAAAGCGCACTTGGAGTCAACTATTTCGTGCCAGAAGTTTATTATATTGGCAGCGCTCAGGAATTAACCTGCAACGAATTAATTTAGCAGTTTTGGTACAACCTGTTCAAAATGCGATCGCTAGTGGTTTACTCAAGGCTAACTCTTCTGGTTGGGAAATTGAAGCTACGTCGGGATTAGGAATAGCGATCGCTAATGGGGAAGTTTTACCAGATGTCTACTACATCCAGCAGGAAACTGGTGTGGTGTTAGAGCAGCAACTGGGGAATAAAATCTTGGCTTATCGTCTTGATGCTCCCGTTCCTGTGGGTTATTTGCAACCCGCGCCTAAATCGGTGCTGACAGTAGATAATCAATGTCTGGTTGCCTATTTGCTTGAGGAAAGCGAACAAAAACAGTACTCTTTAGAAGCAGAGAACTTGCAAAAAGTCATTGCTTTGGGGAAGGACCTTCTCGGTGAGCTAGGTAAAACTTTTAGCATTGACTGGACTATATCTCAAGAAACCCCGAACCCTAAGATCTATATCACGCAAATTAGTAATCCCCCATCTTCTAGTTCAAATTTACACATCATTAAGGGAATAGGGGCAGCAGGGGGGCGTGTAACAGCGACTGCGTATGTACTTAGCAAGGGTCTGCCTAAACCCGAACAAATACCCAGGGGAGTGATTTTAGTAGCACCAGCCATCACTCCTGATTGGTTACATTTAATGCATGGAATTAATGGGATTATTACGGAACAGGGAGGGTTAACTAGTCATGGGGCAATTTTGGCGAGAGAATTAGGTATACCCGCAGTAGTCAGTGCCAAAAATGCGACAGGCTTAATTGAAATCGGGGAACGATTGCTGCTAGATGGAGATAGGGGAGAAATTCATCGACTCACGGAAGACAAAACAAGAGTTGGGGAAAGGGGGAAAATGGGAGAACAGGAGAATCTAGAATTCAATTACCAGTCTTCTCCAATCTTAAGAGACCCCCATCCTGGCTTGATTTCGGGTCAACCGATGATTGCTACCCAACTGCTGCTTAACCTCAGCCAGTCCAGCTTAATCGAGCAAGTGCAAAGCTTACCAGTAGATGGAGTAGGATTGTTACGCTCAGAACTGATGGCGCTAAACATACTGGAGGGACAACACCCGAATAATTGGCTTGTAGATGGGCGTCAGGCAGAATTGTTAGCACGCTGGTCTGGTGAGATGATAAAATTTGCCCGTGCTTTTGCACCACGACCAATTTTTTATCGCTCTTTGGATTGGCGATCGCATGAGTTACCATCATTGACCCAGAATGTTCAATCTTCCTCACAGTCGATCCTGGGTGAACGTGGGGTTTTCAGTTATTTACTAAATCCCGCAGTTTTTGAGTTGGAACTGACAGCTTTGGCAACTGTACAAAAAGCTGGCTATACCAATATTAACCTATTATTGCCTTTTGTTCGCAGTGTTGAAGAATTTACAGTTTGCCGACACAAAGTTGAGCAAGCAGGGTTAACTTTGGTGCCCCAGTTTCAATTATGGATCATGGCAGAAGTTCCCAGCGTTTTATTTTTGCTACCAGACTATGTGAAAGCGGGTGTAGCGGGAATTTCGATTGGTACAAATGACCTAACTCAACTCTTGCTAGGAGTAGATCGAGACCAAGGAGAGCTAGCGAGAGTGTTTAATGAATGTCATCCAGCAGTTACCAGAGCGATCGCCCAACTAATCGCGATGTCAAAAGATGCGGGGATTCCTTGTTCAATCTGCGGTCAAGCGCCAGCGATCTATCCAGAAATCATTGATCGACTGGTAGAATGGGGCATTACTTCGATTTCTGTAGAACCGGAAGCAGTCCAGCGAACATATCAGGCGATCGCTCGTGCTGAACAACGCCTAATTTTAGCAGCAGCACGTAGCCGACTCCCTCACCAAATTTAA
- a CDS encoding DUF1361 domain-containing protein, which produces MKEELIELIATVLQVLRINMSWMTWNLFLAFIPLVLSVWLFRTKLGRSWVWWLGFLVFYAFLPNAPYLLTDVIHLIDDIRRIQSVWMITLVLLPVYLLVILAGFEAYVISLINLGYYLHRIGKSRWILWVELISHFLSAIGIYWGRFLRFNSWDFITQPDALLTKGVEELLGKQPLVIIAITFVVLLGLYAIMKRVSLGFVRQPHNEIPIQSGQANPNTPNF; this is translated from the coding sequence ATGAAAGAGGAACTAATTGAGTTGATAGCCACAGTTTTGCAGGTCTTAAGAATCAATATGAGCTGGATGACTTGGAATCTATTTCTGGCTTTTATACCTTTAGTTTTGAGTGTGTGGCTATTTCGTACCAAACTCGGACGTTCTTGGGTTTGGTGGCTAGGATTTTTAGTTTTTTATGCTTTCTTACCAAATGCACCTTATTTGTTAACTGATGTCATTCACCTGATAGACGATATTCGCAGAATTCAATCGGTTTGGATGATAACTCTGGTGCTACTTCCAGTCTATTTACTAGTAATTTTGGCTGGATTTGAAGCTTATGTAATATCTTTAATTAATTTAGGTTACTACTTACACCGCATCGGTAAGAGTCGATGGATTTTGTGGGTGGAATTGATTAGCCATTTTCTCTCTGCAATTGGGATTTATTGGGGTCGGTTCTTGCGTTTTAATAGTTGGGATTTTATTACTCAACCAGATGCATTGCTGACTAAAGGTGTAGAGGAACTTCTGGGTAAACAACCTTTGGTGATTATTGCTATCACCTTTGTCGTACTGCTAGGTTTGTACGCGATTATGAAACGAGTGAGTTTGGGTTTTGTGCGCCAACCACACAATGAGATCCCAATTCAATCAGGACAAGCTAATCCTAACACCCCTAATTTTTAA
- a CDS encoding ABC transporter ATP-binding protein has product MKSLTSHPQTPKSNPHPAVVEVQNLFYAYANQKPVLRDISFSLNPGDRVALMGATGSGKSTLLENLIGLKQPQTGKILINGLPVEPKTLPQVRRQIGFSFQDANDQLFMPTILEDVTFGPRNYGVPPAVAIEQARELLADFGLEAYANRSAHELSGGQRRLAALAAILALKPAILILDEPTNGLDPAWRRHLAHVLLKLPVQVMLIASHDLNWLGKVTQRALVLADGYIPINREIQPLLRDGETLEKLGLPVGW; this is encoded by the coding sequence TTGAAATCTTTAACATCTCATCCCCAAACTCCAAAGAGTAACCCGCACCCTGCTGTGGTCGAAGTTCAAAATTTATTCTATGCCTATGCCAATCAAAAACCAGTACTACGCGATATTTCTTTTAGCTTAAACCCAGGCGATCGCGTGGCGTTAATGGGAGCAACAGGTTCGGGAAAAAGCACCTTGCTAGAGAACCTGATTGGCTTAAAACAACCGCAAACCGGGAAAATTTTGATTAATGGTCTTCCCGTAGAACCGAAAACCTTACCCCAAGTGCGTCGTCAAATTGGCTTTAGCTTTCAAGACGCCAACGATCAATTATTTATGCCAACCATCTTAGAAGATGTTACCTTTGGACCACGCAATTATGGAGTACCACCAGCAGTAGCAATTGAGCAAGCGCGGGAGTTATTAGCTGATTTTGGACTAGAAGCCTACGCCAACCGTTCCGCCCACGAACTTTCTGGAGGACAAAGACGCCTAGCCGCCCTAGCCGCGATTTTAGCCCTAAAACCAGCAATTTTGATATTAGATGAGCCAACTAACGGACTTGATCCCGCATGGCGTCGTCACTTAGCCCACGTGTTATTAAAATTGCCAGTGCAGGTGATGTTAATCGCCTCCCATGACCTCAATTGGTTAGGCAAAGTTACTCAACGTGCGTTAGTGCTTGCTGATGGTTATATTCCCATCAATCGGGAAATTCAGCCACTTTTACGAGATGGGGAGACCTTAGAAAAGCTGGGTTTACCAGTAGGTTGGTAA
- a CDS encoding energy-coupling factor transporter transmembrane protein EcfT: MLKISLPLRLQLSLVIVVGAALLKHHAWLCLGAYGAIALLWAVLLRVKIRQIGTLLGTELIFLSLLALPLGWERASFLLVRSVVCLITMNSFLLTLPPHSFGIALKSLPVPAALKQNLLLTGQYMEILLAEVTRMQRSAQLRGLNGAAGWVRYASAAMIGALYLRSLDRAERVYAAMITRGYHGELPVDASLRLKDRILVLTACAIATGLTVTSYRI, from the coding sequence ATGCTTAAAATTTCTTTGCCATTACGCTTGCAACTTTCCCTAGTGATTGTAGTGGGAGCAGCTTTATTAAAGCATCATGCTTGGCTTTGCTTGGGTGCATATGGCGCGATCGCACTTTTGTGGGCGGTACTATTGCGCGTCAAAATTCGCCAAATTGGCACATTACTGGGTACAGAATTGATTTTTCTCTCATTGCTAGCGTTACCCTTGGGATGGGAGCGTGCTAGTTTTTTGTTAGTGCGCTCTGTCGTTTGTCTGATAACGATGAATAGTTTTTTGTTAACTTTACCGCCCCATAGCTTCGGTATTGCCCTCAAAAGTTTACCAGTACCAGCCGCGCTAAAACAAAACCTGCTTTTGACTGGTCAATACATGGAAATTTTGCTGGCGGAAGTTACAAGAATGCAGCGCAGCGCTCAATTACGAGGTCTTAACGGTGCCGCCGGCTGGGTGCGCTACGCTAGTGCAGCGATGATTGGCGCCTTGTACCTCCGCAGTCTCGATAGGGCAGAAAGAGTTTACGCAGCAATGATAACACGAGGTTATCACGGAGAGTTACCGGTAGATGCATCATTAAGACTCAAAGACCGGATTCTCGTGTTAACAGCTTGTGCGATCGCTACTGGTTTAACCGTAACTTCTTACAGAATTTAA
- a CDS encoding energy-coupling factor ABC transporter permease — translation MHIPDGFVSVPVAAATSVISVAALSIALRRSQEALGNRHAPILGLTTAFIFAAQMINFPVAGGTSGHLLGGTLAVTVLGSPWAGTLSIATVLIIQAVLFADGGITALGANILNMAVVGVWVGWVLTQTLQRLFGGSQGRLPLAAGIAAGISVVVASIACAIELALSGTAPVAIVLPAMTGTHILIGIGEGLITGSVLTYLTKARPDLLPGEQQKFRGWLVPIVSIVLVAGVLSLFASAWPDGLEKVAENIGFIGLSEKVRVVVPTPLADYGIQDLGAIGTSIAGLIGATVCFTVAFGIAKVVKPKNA, via the coding sequence ATGCATATTCCTGATGGGTTTGTTTCTGTTCCAGTGGCAGCAGCTACCAGTGTGATTAGCGTTGCAGCACTCAGTATTGCGTTGAGGCGATCGCAAGAAGCCTTGGGAAATCGTCACGCACCGATACTAGGCTTAACCACAGCCTTTATTTTTGCCGCCCAGATGATAAATTTTCCTGTAGCAGGAGGCACCAGTGGTCACTTGTTAGGAGGAACCTTAGCAGTGACCGTTTTGGGTAGCCCTTGGGCAGGTACATTATCCATTGCCACAGTTTTAATTATCCAAGCTGTGTTGTTTGCCGATGGTGGGATCACAGCCCTAGGGGCGAATATTTTGAACATGGCGGTAGTTGGTGTTTGGGTAGGCTGGGTATTAACTCAAACCTTACAGCGGCTATTTGGCGGATCACAAGGGCGTTTACCCCTAGCTGCTGGGATTGCGGCTGGTATTAGTGTAGTAGTAGCATCTATAGCTTGTGCCATTGAGTTAGCCCTTTCTGGAACAGCACCAGTAGCCATAGTTTTACCAGCAATGACAGGGACTCATATTTTGATTGGCATTGGTGAAGGACTGATTACCGGCAGTGTGTTGACTTACTTAACCAAAGCCAGACCAGATTTGTTACCAGGAGAACAGCAAAAGTTTCGGGGGTGGTTGGTGCCGATTGTTAGCATTGTCCTAGTTGCAGGTGTATTGTCACTGTTTGCGTCAGCATGGCCTGATGGTTTAGAAAAAGTTGCCGAAAACATAGGCTTTATTGGCTTATCCGAGAAAGTGCGGGTGGTGGTACCGACGCCCCTAGCTGACTATGGTATTCAAGATTTGGGAGCAATTGGTACCTCGATTGCTGGACTAATAGGAGCCACGGTTTGCTTTACTGTAGCCTTTGGGATTGCGAAGGTGGTGAAACCGAAGAATGCTTAA
- a CDS encoding multicopper oxidase domain-containing protein encodes MPKNFALGKEILWSRRQMLTLGLAGGGVTAAAALWQILNVQSKSIVRIPPPEMEAPSNVVNPMKVLRDFDYGTLKRENGRTIREFRITAGNSTIQLNSAVSFNAWNFNNRVPGPTLRAKQGDRVRVLFLNQGGHSHSMHFHGIHRSEMDGVRPVRHGSATVYEFDVAPFGVHLYHCHTEPVTRHIGKGLYGMFIIDPPTPRPPADEMVLIMAGYDVNEDRHNEFYAFNGVPHHYMHHPIQIYQNQLIRLYVLNMIEFDPAVTFHIHGNFFELYRSGMTMKPSEKADVVTMGTAERHILEFAYTYPGKYMFHPHQDAIAENGCMGQFEVLNS; translated from the coding sequence ATGCCCAAAAACTTCGCTCTGGGGAAAGAAATACTTTGGAGTCGCCGTCAAATGCTGACACTGGGTTTAGCAGGCGGTGGTGTGACGGCTGCAGCGGCGCTTTGGCAGATTTTGAATGTACAAAGTAAGTCAATAGTCAGGATACCACCACCAGAGATGGAAGCACCTAGCAACGTTGTTAATCCAATGAAGGTGCTAAGGGATTTTGATTACGGGACATTGAAGCGAGAAAATGGGCGCACTATCCGAGAATTTCGGATTACGGCTGGAAATTCTACGATTCAACTCAATAGTGCAGTCTCTTTCAACGCCTGGAATTTTAATAATCGCGTACCCGGTCCAACACTCAGAGCAAAACAGGGCGATCGCGTCCGAGTGTTGTTTCTCAACCAGGGGGGGCATTCCCATTCAATGCATTTTCATGGTATTCATCGTTCAGAAATGGATGGTGTTCGCCCAGTGCGTCATGGTTCAGCTACTGTTTATGAGTTTGACGTAGCACCTTTTGGTGTTCACTTGTATCATTGCCATACGGAACCTGTCACTCGTCATATCGGCAAGGGATTATACGGAATGTTTATCATCGATCCGCCTACTCCCCGTCCACCAGCTGATGAAATGGTGTTGATTATGGCTGGTTATGACGTAAATGAAGACAGACACAACGAATTTTATGCTTTTAACGGCGTGCCACACCACTACATGCATCACCCGATTCAGATCTACCAAAATCAGTTGATTCGGCTATATGTCCTCAACATGATTGAATTTGATCCGGCAGTGACCTTTCATATTCATGGTAACTTTTTTGAGTTATATCGCAGTGGTATGACGATGAAACCCAGTGAAAAAGCTGATGTAGTGACAATGGGGACAGCAGAACGCCACATCTTAGAATTTGCCTATACCTATCCCGGTAAGTATATGTTTCATCCTCATCAAGATGCGATCGCCGAAAACGGTTGTATGGGTCAATTTGAAGTTTTGAATTCATGA
- a CDS encoding helix-hairpin-helix domain-containing protein, translated as MRKFRYICLSIATAAIVTLSACNSTPTTENTSVPGGNSSPQITEAVSHNNHNNHGSKGKININNAILSELDKLEAKLGVPALSNKIQANRPYASPEDLVSKKVITPQQLDQIKDLVSIEEQVLTGEAKDVDYMTKLGLMKGHLLVAKELLEQNQPKQAEPHIGHPVEEIYVDIEEQLNERKVKEFKTTLVSLQDLVKSNPKNATVKTNFVASVQAIDGAIATLPDAQRSKPGFVLQVINELLDAATSEYGAAIANGKISAAIEYQDSRGFVVYVNELYKGIASQVAQTNPKAHKEINTTLAELTKVWPAAIPPATPVKTPEDVTKLVKTIEQNSQIVIEKSSTQAQR; from the coding sequence ATGAGAAAATTTCGTTATATTTGTTTAAGTATTGCTACTGCCGCAATAGTTACTCTCAGCGCCTGTAACAGTACGCCAACCACAGAAAATACATCCGTGCCTGGTGGCAATTCCAGCCCTCAGATTACAGAAGCTGTGAGTCATAACAATCACAATAATCACGGTAGTAAAGGCAAAATTAATATTAATAATGCTATCTTGTCAGAGTTGGATAAATTGGAAGCCAAGCTAGGTGTGCCAGCATTATCGAACAAAATCCAGGCTAATCGTCCCTACGCCAGTCCCGAAGATTTAGTCAGCAAAAAAGTAATTACCCCCCAACAGCTTGACCAAATTAAAGACTTGGTATCTATTGAGGAACAGGTGCTTACAGGTGAAGCAAAAGATGTTGACTATATGACCAAGTTAGGCTTAATGAAAGGACATCTTTTAGTAGCAAAAGAACTGCTAGAGCAGAATCAGCCGAAACAAGCCGAACCTCATATAGGACATCCAGTTGAAGAGATATATGTTGATATAGAAGAGCAATTAAATGAGCGCAAAGTGAAAGAATTTAAGACAACTTTGGTGAGTTTGCAAGATTTAGTGAAATCTAATCCCAAGAATGCCACAGTTAAAACTAACTTTGTGGCTTCAGTACAGGCTATTGATGGAGCGATCGCCACTTTACCAGATGCTCAACGCTCGAAACCAGGATTTGTGCTACAGGTGATTAATGAGTTGCTAGATGCAGCTACCTCAGAATATGGAGCCGCGATCGCCAATGGTAAAATCTCTGCAGCGATTGAATATCAAGACTCTCGTGGCTTTGTAGTCTACGTCAATGAGTTATATAAAGGAATTGCTAGCCAAGTAGCTCAAACAAATCCCAAAGCACATAAAGAAATTAATACTACTTTGGCTGAATTGACAAAAGTTTGGCCTGCTGCTATACCCCCAGCGACACCAGTAAAAACTCCTGAAGATGTTACCAAACTGGTGAAAACCATTGAACAAAACTCTCAAATAGTGATTGAAAAATCCAGCACCCAAGCACAAAGATAA
- a CDS encoding ferritin-like domain-containing protein, whose amino-acid sequence MQDLDHQKTIDLLNAIMEFELAGVVRYTHYSLMVTGQNRIPIVAFFKAQASESLLHAQQVGEILTGLDGHPSLKISPMEETYQHSVKDILAESLSHEKKALDLYKNLLETVTNASIYLEEFARGMIGQEEMHNLELKKMLRDFS is encoded by the coding sequence ATGCAAGATCTTGACCACCAAAAAACCATTGACCTCCTGAACGCCATCATGGAATTTGAACTAGCGGGGGTAGTGCGCTACACACATTATTCCCTCATGGTGACAGGTCAAAACCGCATTCCCATTGTGGCTTTTTTCAAAGCACAAGCGAGTGAATCTCTACTTCATGCTCAACAAGTGGGAGAAATTCTGACAGGTTTAGATGGACATCCTTCCCTGAAAATCTCCCCAATGGAAGAAACTTATCAGCATTCAGTCAAGGATATCTTGGCAGAAAGCTTATCTCATGAAAAAAAGGCGTTAGATTTGTATAAAAATCTCCTAGAAACCGTTACAAATGCTAGCATCTATCTAGAAGAATTCGCTCGTGGCATGATTGGTCAAGAAGAGATGCATAATCTCGAATTGAAAAAGATGTTACGCGATTTTAGTTAA
- a CDS encoding FTR1 family protein, giving the protein MNFTTALPTFVITLREGVEAALVVGIVLALLKKAKQSQLNSWVYAGVGVGIVVSAMIGVLFSWIIQVLGAVNPQYTSVVEPMLEGVFSVLAIAMLSWMLIWMTKQARFMKAQVEGALTETLTQNSNAGWGVFTLILVAVVREGFETVLFVAANFQQGLAPALGAIGGLVAAAGIGVLLFKVGVKINIRQFFQVMGVLLVLIVAGLVVSGLKHFDDGIANLALSNRASESLCFYYERFAKLHSCILGPLVSNTSNILPDDQFPGIILKSLFGYRDNIYLLQAVAYIVFLLTIGGIYLGSITGSSTQPIKKQRVS; this is encoded by the coding sequence ATGAATTTTACTACTGCCTTACCTACTTTTGTCATCACACTCCGAGAAGGAGTAGAAGCCGCCTTAGTTGTAGGAATTGTATTGGCTTTGCTAAAAAAAGCCAAACAATCACAACTTAATTCTTGGGTATATGCTGGTGTCGGCGTTGGCATTGTTGTCAGTGCTATGATAGGTGTGCTGTTTAGTTGGATAATTCAAGTTTTAGGAGCGGTTAATCCTCAATACACCTCAGTTGTTGAACCCATGCTTGAAGGTGTATTTAGCGTGTTAGCAATTGCAATGCTCAGTTGGATGCTCATCTGGATGACTAAACAAGCCAGATTTATGAAAGCTCAAGTTGAGGGAGCGCTAACAGAAACACTGACACAAAATTCAAATGCTGGTTGGGGCGTTTTTACTTTAATTTTAGTTGCTGTTGTCCGCGAAGGCTTTGAAACTGTTCTGTTCGTCGCTGCTAATTTTCAACAGGGATTAGCACCAGCTTTAGGTGCTATTGGTGGTTTAGTAGCAGCAGCGGGCATTGGGGTACTCTTATTTAAAGTGGGTGTGAAAATTAATATCCGCCAATTTTTCCAGGTGATGGGCGTTTTATTGGTTTTAATTGTTGCCGGCTTGGTAGTATCTGGCTTGAAACATTTTGATGATGGTATAGCTAACCTCGCCCTCAGCAATCGCGCCTCAGAAAGTCTTTGTTTTTATTATGAACGCTTTGCTAAACTCCACTCTTGTATTTTAGGACCCCTAGTTTCCAATACCTCCAACATTTTACCTGACGACCAGTTTCCCGGCATTATTCTCAAATCTTTGTTTGGCTACAGAGATAATATATATCTCCTGCAAGCAGTAGCATATATTGTGTTTTTACTAACCATTGGCGGTATTTATTTGGGCAGTATTACAGGTAGTTCTACTCAACCCATAAAGAAGCAGCGAGTGAGTTAA